From a single Sander vitreus isolate 19-12246 chromosome 2, sanVit1, whole genome shotgun sequence genomic region:
- the LOC144536796 gene encoding uncharacterized protein LOC144536796, producing MPSPVISPPGSEPETCVTVFQHLAKCARRTEEAKAARLLADLWSSSPSCSSPEQSFEGTRLAIFSGNRGGRKRGRGRHGPRRPTLVQPLSSGPDPKLSSGPEPVLSSSSEPEVSSDLVSVLTSVTVPESTSFPECKLTIVPELTCSLPEPPQTPSRPESPMTALQESSSGPESLTTTLPECQSGPECQSLRRPASRPTSVPVTLSVDLPTSDPVALIPVTVPVTLSADPLTPVPVTLSADTGPSDPSPALLTRCLFPALLTGLQPTEGICFRCQPPEGFRTNRDISSFLFFFFKRDEEAKTYPPDGA from the exons ATGCCTAGTCCTGTCATTTCTCCGCCTGGTAGTGAGCCAGAGACTTGTGTGACTGTTTTCCAGCACCTAGCTAAATGTGCTAGACGGACTGAGGAGGCCAAAGCCGCTAGATTACTAGCTGATCTATGGTCCAGTTCGCCTTCCTGCAGCTCCCCTGAGCAGTCTTTTGAAGGGACCCGTCTGGCCATATTTTCTGGGAACCGTGGAGGCCGCAAGAGAGGACGTGGTCGACATGGTCCCCGACGCCCTACACTGGTTCAACCGCTCTCCAGTGGACCGGATCCCAAGTTGTCCAGTGGACCAGAGCCCGTGCTGTCCAGCAGTTCCGAGCCCGAGGTCTCCAGCGACCTCGTGTCCGTGCTGACCAGTGTTACTGTTCCTGAGTCTACTAGTTTTCCCGAGTGCAAGTTGACCATTGTTCCtgagctgacgtgcagccttccagaacctccGCAGACGCCCAGCCGTCCAGAATCTCCGATGACGGCTCTTCAAGAGTCTTCCAGTGGTCCTGAGTCTTTGACGACCACTCTTCCAGAGTGCCAGAGCGGACCAGAGTGCCAGAGCCTGCGTCGACCAGCCTCCCGACCGACTTCTGTTCCAGTTACCCTGTCGGTGGATTTGCCGACTTctgatcctgttgccttgattCCTGTGACTGTTCCAGTTACCTTATCGGCGGACCCGCTTACTCCCGTTCCAGTTACCTTGTCGGCAGACACTGGCCCATCTGACCCGTCTCCAGCCCTGCTGACCCGTTGCCTGTTTCCAGCCCTGCTGACCGGTCTCCAGCCCACAGAAGGGATTTGCTTTCGTTGCcagcctccagaggggtttcgcaCAAACCGTGACAtttcaagttttcttttttttttttttaaacg tgatgaGGAAGCCAAGACATATCCCCCCGATGGAGcctag
- the rasd4 gene encoding rasd family member 4 — translation MSLEVKEKTLVRLVFLGAAGVGKTALIQRFLQDTFEPKHRRTVEELHIKEYDIDGVKITVEILDTSGSYSFPAMRKLSIQNSDVFALVYAVDDPESLEAVKSLRDEILEIKEDKYTPLVVVGNKVDRVQERLVSNKDVLSTVELDWNNSYLEASAKENVNVVEVFKMILQQANLPSRLSPALRRRRETFPKDTNFRPPMNKTNSCILS, via the coding sequence atgtctcTGGAGGTGAAGGAGAAGACCCTGGTGCGTCTAGTCTTTCTGGGGGCAGCAGGAGTGGGCAAGACAGCCCTGATCCAACGCTTCCTCCAAGACACATTTGAGCCCAAACACCGGCGCACAGTGGAGGAGCTGCACATCAAGGAGTATGACATCGATGGGGTCAAGATCACAGTAGAGATCCTGGACACCAGTGGCAGCTACTCCTTCCCGGCCATGCGCAAGCTCTCTATCCAAAACAGCGACGTCTTCGCGCTGGTGTATGCTGTGGATGACCCTGAGTCACTGGAGGCTGTCAAGAGCCTGCGAGATGAGATTCTGGAGATCAAGGAGGACAAGTACACACCACTCGTGGTGGTGGGAAACAAGGTGGACCGGGTGCAGGAGCGTCTGGTGTCCAACAAGGACGTGCTGTCAACCGTGGAGCTGGATTGGAACAACAGTTACCTGGAAGCATCGGCGAAGGAGAACGTCAACGTGGTGGAGGTGTTTAAAATGATCCTGCAGCAGGCAAACCTTCCCAGCCGTCTCAGCCCCGCGCTGCGTAGACGCAGGGAGACCTTTCCAAAAGACACTAACTTTCGACCACCTATGAACAAGACCAACAGCTGTATTCTGTCGTAA